The Clostridioides difficile genome has a segment encoding these proteins:
- a CDS encoding sigma 54-interacting transcriptional regulator, whose translation MVSKLKEFQQEMIKYTETVASVLDVDIEIVDDRLIRISGTGLYKSKINESVVTEGFLYDEVIQTGQELVVLDICDNQLCIECSHYMKCLNKVIIAVPIKYNNRTIGVIGAISTDKTKKVEISAKIDNYLKFVNHICDLISMKIEEHEVSKSSSRKMNMMIEIIENVEKGVVILDINSKISYINNIALKKLDIGKDIVENTVKIVSVESSSNGHELLEIDIDDKIYNINAKIIPVYPYINQYDKIIIFDKTYINHKGHGKVNSGWGNSDIESIIGNSESMVKVKERTKKLAKSNSTVLITGESGTGKELIARAIHAEGSRWNKPFIAINCAAIPENLLESELFGYIKGAFSGASSGGKVGKFELANEGVIFLDEMGDLSMPLQAKLLRVLQERKFARIGSNKLIDLDIRVIAATNKNLLKLVNEGKFRDDLYYRLNVIPINLPPLRERKDDIEAIMMKFVSKYSLELDIKLNQIEKNVMNMLVNYNWPGNIRELENAVEYMMNLVGEDGIIYKDMLPLDILNYYNIEGHSFKSNNEVTKFEDDIVSGIVENQEKILSIKELELTYIHKLLNKYGRDTKTKKKIAKDLGIGLATLYRKLEEEQQ comes from the coding sequence ATGGTAAGTAAATTAAAGGAATTTCAACAGGAAATGATAAAATACACTGAAACAGTAGCTAGTGTGTTAGATGTAGATATTGAAATAGTTGATGATAGATTAATAAGAATTAGTGGCACAGGTCTGTATAAATCAAAAATAAATGAAAGCGTTGTTACTGAAGGTTTTCTTTATGATGAAGTTATACAGACAGGTCAGGAATTAGTCGTATTAGATATATGTGATAATCAGCTTTGTATAGAATGTTCCCATTACATGAAATGCCTAAATAAAGTAATAATAGCAGTTCCAATAAAATATAATAATCGTACTATAGGGGTAATTGGTGCTATTAGTACAGATAAAACCAAAAAAGTAGAAATAAGTGCAAAAATAGATAATTATTTGAAGTTTGTCAATCATATATGCGATTTAATTTCTATGAAGATAGAAGAACATGAAGTGTCAAAAAGTAGCAGTAGAAAAATGAACATGATGATAGAAATAATTGAAAATGTTGAAAAAGGTGTTGTTATATTAGATATAAATAGCAAAATATCTTATATAAACAATATTGCTTTGAAAAAATTAGATATTGGAAAAGATATAGTAGAAAATACAGTGAAAATAGTGTCTGTTGAATCTTCTTCAAATGGACATGAATTACTAGAAATTGATATTGATGACAAAATTTATAATATAAATGCCAAAATAATTCCTGTATATCCATATATAAATCAATATGACAAGATAATCATATTTGATAAGACATATATCAATCATAAAGGACATGGAAAAGTCAATAGTGGGTGGGGAAATAGTGATATTGAGTCTATAATTGGAAATTCAGAATCAATGGTGAAAGTTAAAGAGAGAACTAAGAAATTAGCAAAGTCAAACTCAACAGTTCTTATAACTGGTGAAAGTGGCACAGGTAAAGAGTTAATTGCTAGAGCGATACATGCTGAAGGAAGTAGATGGAATAAGCCATTTATTGCTATAAACTGTGCTGCTATTCCAGAAAATCTTCTTGAGAGTGAGTTATTTGGCTATATAAAAGGTGCATTTAGTGGGGCTAGTAGTGGAGGTAAGGTTGGTAAGTTTGAGCTTGCAAATGAAGGGGTCATATTCCTTGATGAAATGGGAGACTTATCAATGCCTTTACAAGCGAAATTACTTAGAGTTTTGCAGGAAAGAAAGTTCGCAAGGATTGGCTCAAATAAACTTATAGATTTAGATATAAGAGTAATTGCTGCAACGAATAAAAATTTACTTAAGTTAGTGAATGAAGGTAAGTTTAGAGATGATTTGTACTATAGGCTAAATGTAATTCCTATAAATTTGCCACCTCTTAGGGAAAGAAAAGATGATATTGAAGCTATAATGATGAAATTTGTTTCCAAGTATTCTTTAGAATTAGATATAAAATTGAATCAAATAGAAAAAAATGTAATGAATATGTTGGTTAATTATAATTGGCCGGGAAATATAAGAGAATTAGAAAACGCAGTTGAGTATATGATGAATTTAGTTGGAGAAGATGGAATAATCTATAAAGATATGCTTCCATTAGATATTTTGAACTATTATAATATTGAAGGGCATAGTTTTAAGAGTAATAATGAAGTAACAAAGTTTGAAGATGATATAGTTAGTGGAATAGTAGAAAATCAAGAAAAAATACTTTCAATTAAAGAACTGGAGTTAACTTACATACATAAGTTGTTAAATAAATATGGAAGAGATACAAAGACAAAAAAGAAAATAGCAAAAGATTTAGGTATAGGTTTAGCTACATTATATAGAAAACTAGAAGAAGAACAACAATAA
- a CDS encoding RidA family protein, whose translation MSKVVIATEKAPGAIGPYSQAIQVGNIVSTSGQLPIDMKTGELVSDPKEATKASLDNVKAILEQAGTTMDKVFKTTVFVKDLKDFNDINEVYATYFKENPPARSCVQVAQLPKDAVLEIEAMAVL comes from the coding sequence ATGTCAAAAGTAGTAATAGCTACAGAGAAAGCTCCAGGAGCAATTGGACCATATTCTCAAGCGATACAAGTTGGAAACATAGTTTCTACATCAGGTCAACTTCCAATAGACATGAAGACAGGTGAGTTAGTATCTGACCCAAAAGAAGCAACAAAAGCTTCTTTAGACAATGTAAAAGCAATACTAGAACAAGCTGGTACAACTATGGATAAAGTATTTAAAACTACAGTTTTCGTAAAAGATTTAAAAGATTTTAATGATATTAACGAAGTGTACGCTACATATTTTAAAGAAAATCCACCAGCAAGATCATGTGTACAAGTTGCTCAATTACCAAAAGATGCAGTTTTAGAAATTGAAGCAATGGCAGTATTATAA
- the ssnA gene encoding putative aminohydrolase SsnA has product MILVGNGRLISQDSLNPYMEDGCVVINDNLIEDIGTTEEMKAKYPVHEFIDAGKKIIMPGLINSHMHIYSSFARGMAVPGKPSENFLEILNNLWWRLDKQLTLEDTKYSAYATYIECIKNGVTTVYDHHASPNAIEGSLFTISDVAKDLGIRTCLCYEVSDRDGGDTIQQGIDENVNFIKYAQKDDTDMIKGMFGLHAAFTLSDDTLNKCALEMAGLDTGYHVHVAEGLADLQYNVDKYGKRVLERFNDFGVLKEKTIAVHCIYISTDEINLLNKTNTFVVHNPESNMGNAVGCSPAIELLKRGVTVGLGTDGYTSDMFESLKVANIIHKHHLGDPRVGFGESQTMLFDNNKKIAKAYYKNDLGILKKGAYADVIVVDYIPHTPLTENTIGGHIIFGMSGRSVDTTIINGKVLMKDRKLVNIDEESILAKSREISQNLWNRI; this is encoded by the coding sequence ATGATTTTAGTGGGGAATGGGAGGCTAATAAGCCAAGATTCTTTAAATCCCTATATGGAAGATGGATGTGTTGTAATAAATGACAATCTTATTGAAGATATAGGTACTACTGAGGAAATGAAAGCGAAATATCCAGTACATGAATTTATAGATGCAGGCAAGAAGATAATCATGCCTGGTCTAATAAATTCACATATGCATATATACAGTTCATTTGCTAGAGGTATGGCAGTTCCAGGAAAACCATCTGAAAATTTTTTGGAAATATTAAACAATTTATGGTGGAGACTTGATAAACAACTTACACTAGAAGATACAAAATACAGTGCATATGCAACTTATATAGAATGTATAAAAAATGGTGTCACAACAGTTTATGACCATCATGCAAGTCCAAATGCAATTGAAGGTAGTTTATTTACAATATCAGATGTTGCAAAAGATTTGGGAATAAGAACATGTCTTTGTTATGAGGTATCTGATAGAGATGGTGGCGACACGATACAACAAGGTATCGATGAAAATGTAAACTTTATAAAATATGCTCAGAAAGATGATACAGACATGATAAAGGGAATGTTTGGTCTTCATGCTGCATTTACATTGTCTGATGATACCTTAAATAAGTGTGCTTTAGAAATGGCTGGTCTTGATACAGGCTATCATGTACATGTTGCTGAAGGGTTAGCTGACTTACAATACAATGTAGATAAATATGGAAAAAGAGTTTTAGAAAGATTTAATGATTTTGGTGTGCTAAAAGAAAAGACTATAGCAGTTCATTGCATATATATAAGCACAGATGAAATCAATCTTCTAAATAAAACTAATACATTTGTAGTTCATAATCCAGAATCTAATATGGGAAATGCAGTTGGATGTTCTCCTGCAATAGAATTACTAAAAAGAGGTGTTACAGTAGGTCTAGGAACTGACGGATATACTAGTGATATGTTTGAATCATTAAAAGTTGCTAATATAATTCACAAACACCACTTGGGTGACCCAAGAGTTGGATTTGGAGAATCACAAACAATGTTATTTGATAACAATAAAAAAATAGCAAAAGCTTATTATAAAAATGACCTAGGTATACTTAAAAAAGGTGCTTATGCGGATGTTATAGTAGTTGATTATATCCCACATACTCCATTGACAGAAAACACAATAGGGGGACACATCATATTTGGAATGAGTGGAAGAAGTGTGGACACAACTATCATAAATGGAAAAGTACTTATGAAAGACAGAAAGTTAGTAAATATTGACGAAGAAAGTATTCTAGCTAAGAGTAGAGAAATAAGTCAAAATCTATGGAATAGAATTTAA
- a CDS encoding YgeY family selenium metabolism-linked hydrolase, whose protein sequence is MLNETRKKQLTEVCQDLIRNASYSGQEENVVKAIEENFAMLGFDSWSRDRYGNIIGCIKGNKPGKKILFDGHIDTVPVPDASKWSVPPFEARIVDGKIYGRGTSDMKGQVSAMMAAVSYFAEDTNKDFEGELYVAGVVHEEIFEGVSAREISKAVKPDYVVIGESSELNLKIGQRGRGEIVVETFGKPAHSANPEKGVNAVYKMANVIQRIQQLVPPTHPVLGDGILVLTDIKSSPYPGASVVPDYCKATFDRRLLVGETREGVLAPIQALLDEMMKEDSELNAKVSYASEKADCYTGNTIESERFFPGWLYDEDDEFVQAAYKGLKEAGIDSEITQYSFCTNGSHYAGEAGIRTIGFGPSKENLAHTIDEHIELDQLFKGAEGYYGILKSVYKK, encoded by the coding sequence ATGTTAAATGAAACAAGAAAAAAACAATTAACTGAAGTATGCCAAGATTTAATAAGAAATGCTAGTTATTCAGGTCAAGAAGAAAATGTAGTAAAAGCAATTGAAGAAAATTTTGCTATGCTAGGTTTTGACAGCTGGTCAAGAGATAGATATGGAAATATAATAGGTTGTATAAAAGGAAACAAACCAGGTAAAAAAATATTATTTGATGGTCATATAGATACAGTTCCAGTTCCAGATGCAAGTAAATGGAGTGTTCCTCCTTTTGAAGCAAGAATAGTAGATGGAAAGATATATGGTAGAGGAACTTCTGATATGAAGGGTCAAGTAAGTGCTATGATGGCAGCTGTTTCATACTTTGCAGAAGATACTAATAAAGATTTCGAAGGTGAACTATATGTAGCAGGAGTTGTTCATGAAGAAATATTTGAAGGAGTTTCAGCTAGAGAAATAAGTAAAGCTGTTAAGCCTGACTATGTTGTAATAGGTGAATCTTCAGAATTAAACTTAAAGATTGGTCAAAGAGGTAGAGGAGAAATAGTTGTAGAAACTTTTGGTAAACCAGCTCACTCTGCTAACCCAGAAAAAGGTGTAAATGCAGTTTATAAAATGGCTAATGTAATTCAAAGAATACAACAATTAGTACCTCCAACTCATCCAGTTTTAGGTGATGGAATACTAGTTTTAACAGATATAAAATCTTCTCCATATCCAGGTGCATCAGTAGTGCCAGATTACTGTAAAGCTACTTTTGATAGAAGATTATTGGTTGGAGAAACAAGAGAAGGAGTATTAGCTCCAATACAAGCATTATTAGATGAAATGATGAAAGAAGACTCAGAATTAAATGCAAAAGTTTCTTATGCATCTGAAAAAGCTGACTGTTATACAGGAAATACTATAGAAAGTGAAAGATTCTTCCCAGGTTGGTTATATGATGAAGATGATGAATTTGTTCAAGCAGCATACAAAGGATTAAAAGAAGCTGGAATAGATTCAGAAATAACTCAATACTCATTCTGTACAAATGGAAGCCATTATGCAGGTGAGGCTGGAATAAGAACTATAGGATTTGGTCCTTCTAAAGAAAATCTTGCTCATACAATAGATGAACATATAGAATTAGACCAATTGTTCAAAGGTGCAGAAGGATATTATGGAATATTAAAATCAGTTTATAAAAAATAA
- the dpaL gene encoding diaminopropionate ammonia-lyase yields the protein MREIKWKLNNLPKAEEKEKGIEFLKDEEIAKAKAFHESFPQYEKTPLVKLDNLAKLLGVSGIYVKDESYRFGLNAFKVLGGSYSMGKYLAQRLNKDISELGYEKLTSKEIKDQLGEITFFTATDGNHGRGVAWTANKLGQKSVVLMPKGSSEFRLNKIKGEGADASITDLNYDDAVRLANDYAEADDHGVMVQDTAWDGYEEIPAWIMQGYGTMAKEAVEQLKEYGVDRPTHVFVQAGVGSLAGAVQGYVASIYDECPITVVVEADEADCYYKSAEAGDGKPRFVGGDMPTIMAGLACGEPNTIGFEVLKNYSSAFVSAPDWVSAKGMRVLGNPLRGDEKVISGESGAVTTGALVSILESDDLKELREALKLDENSKVLLISTEGDTDPDKYKDIVWNGECQSK from the coding sequence ATGAGAGAAATAAAATGGAAATTAAATAACTTACCTAAAGCAGAGGAAAAAGAAAAAGGAATTGAATTTTTAAAGGATGAAGAAATTGCAAAAGCTAAAGCTTTTCATGAGAGTTTTCCACAATACGAAAAAACTCCTTTAGTTAAATTAGATAACTTAGCAAAATTATTAGGTGTTAGCGGAATATATGTTAAAGATGAATCTTACAGATTTGGATTAAATGCATTTAAAGTTTTGGGTGGTTCTTACTCTATGGGTAAATACTTAGCTCAAAGATTAAATAAAGATATATCAGAGTTAGGATATGAAAAATTAACTTCAAAAGAAATAAAAGACCAATTAGGAGAAATAACTTTCTTTACAGCTACAGATGGAAATCATGGTAGAGGAGTTGCTTGGACAGCTAATAAATTGGGTCAAAAATCAGTTGTATTAATGCCAAAAGGTTCTTCTGAATTTAGATTAAATAAAATCAAAGGAGAAGGTGCAGATGCTAGTATAACAGACCTAAACTATGATGATGCAGTAAGATTAGCTAATGATTATGCAGAAGCTGATGACCATGGAGTAATGGTTCAAGATACAGCATGGGACGGATATGAAGAAATACCAGCATGGATAATGCAAGGATATGGAACTATGGCTAAAGAAGCTGTAGAACAATTAAAAGAATATGGAGTAGATAGACCAACACATGTATTTGTGCAAGCAGGAGTTGGTTCGCTTGCTGGTGCAGTTCAAGGATATGTTGCTTCAATATATGATGAATGCCCAATAACAGTAGTAGTAGAAGCTGATGAAGCAGATTGTTACTATAAATCAGCAGAAGCAGGAGATGGAAAACCAAGATTTGTAGGTGGAGATATGCCAACTATAATGGCAGGTCTTGCTTGTGGAGAGCCAAATACTATAGGATTTGAAGTATTAAAAAATTATTCATCAGCATTTGTTTCAGCGCCAGACTGGGTTTCTGCTAAAGGTATGAGAGTTTTAGGAAATCCTTTAAGAGGAGATGAAAAAGTAATCTCTGGTGAATCTGGAGCAGTTACAACTGGGGCATTAGTTTCAATACTTGAAAGTGATGATTTAAAAGAGTTAAGAGAAGCTTTAAAATTAGATGAAAATTCTAAAGTATTATTAATAAGTACAGAAGGAGACACTGACCCAGACAAATATAAAGATATAGTTTGGAATGGTGAGTGCCAAAGTAAATAA
- a CDS encoding D-aminoacylase: MRTLIKHGLIVDGNKTPAYEGDILIENEKILKISQDLNEEADKVIDAKGRVICPGFIDTHSHSDLVILVNPYNEVKIRQGITTEVLGQDGISMAPLPQEHISSWRKNLAGLDGESDEIDWKYETTENYLKMMDDNGVGLNETYLVPHGNVRMEAMGLEDRPATKEEIQKMCEITERELKAGAIGLSTGLIYIPCAYSLTEEIIEMCKVVAKYDGVFVVHQRSEADTILTSMEEIIEIGKQSGVKVHFSHFKVCGKSNWKYIPQVIELLEKAEKEGIRVSFDQYPYAAGSTMLGVVLPPWAHSGGTDKLIERLSDENERAKMKKDIANGIEGWDNFIEFAGIDQIFVTSVKTEKNQDTIGKSLLEIGKMRGKDPLDATFDLLKEEENAVGMVDFYGLEEHIIGFMKRDEQNVCTDGLLAGKPHPRAYGSFPKILGRYVRELNVLTVEEAVYKMTKKAAVSFSIKDRGELKEGYFADIVIFDKDTVSGCDDFINSMQYPTGIDYVIINGNCVVEEGKYNKIKAGKVLKN, translated from the coding sequence GTGAGAACTTTAATAAAACATGGGCTTATAGTAGATGGAAATAAAACACCAGCATATGAAGGAGATATTTTAATAGAAAACGAAAAAATATTGAAAATATCACAGGATTTAAACGAAGAAGCTGACAAAGTTATAGATGCAAAAGGTAGAGTTATATGTCCAGGTTTCATAGATACTCATAGCCATTCAGACCTAGTGATTTTAGTTAATCCATATAATGAGGTAAAGATTAGACAGGGAATTACAACAGAAGTGTTGGGCCAAGATGGAATATCTATGGCCCCTCTACCTCAAGAGCATATATCTTCTTGGAGAAAAAATTTAGCAGGCCTAGATGGTGAAAGTGATGAAATTGATTGGAAATATGAAACAACAGAAAATTATTTAAAAATGATGGATGATAATGGAGTAGGATTAAATGAGACTTATTTAGTACCTCATGGAAACGTTAGAATGGAAGCAATGGGACTTGAAGATAGACCTGCCACTAAAGAGGAAATTCAAAAGATGTGCGAAATCACAGAAAGAGAATTAAAGGCAGGAGCTATAGGATTGTCAACTGGACTTATATATATACCTTGTGCGTATTCATTGACAGAAGAAATTATAGAAATGTGTAAAGTAGTAGCAAAATACGATGGAGTATTTGTAGTTCACCAAAGAAGTGAAGCAGATACAATTTTAACATCAATGGAAGAAATTATAGAAATTGGAAAACAATCAGGAGTAAAAGTTCACTTCTCACACTTTAAGGTTTGTGGTAAATCAAATTGGAAGTATATACCTCAAGTTATAGAGCTTTTAGAAAAAGCAGAAAAAGAAGGTATAAGAGTATCATTTGACCAATATCCTTATGCAGCTGGAAGTACAATGCTTGGAGTAGTTTTACCTCCATGGGCACATTCAGGAGGAACTGATAAATTAATAGAAAGATTAAGTGATGAAAACGAAAGAGCAAAAATGAAAAAAGATATAGCAAATGGAATAGAAGGTTGGGATAATTTTATAGAATTTGCTGGAATAGACCAAATATTTGTAACAAGTGTAAAGACAGAAAAAAATCAAGATACAATTGGTAAGAGCTTACTAGAAATTGGAAAGATGAGAGGTAAAGACCCATTAGATGCAACGTTTGATTTATTAAAAGAAGAAGAAAATGCAGTTGGAATGGTAGATTTCTATGGATTAGAAGAACATATAATAGGATTTATGAAAAGAGACGAACAAAATGTATGTACAGATGGTCTTTTAGCAGGTAAGCCACATCCAAGAGCTTATGGTTCTTTTCCTAAAATACTAGGAAGATATGTTAGAGAATTAAATGTACTAACAGTTGAAGAAGCTGTTTACAAAATGACTAAAAAGGCAGCAGTAAGCTTTAGTATAAAAGATAGAGGGGAACTAAAAGAAGGATATTTTGCAGACATAGTTATATTTGACAAGGATACTGTTAGTGGATGTGATGATTTTATCAATTCTATGCAATATCCTACAGGTATAGATTATGTAATTATAAATGGAAATTGTGTTGTTGAAGAAGGAAAATACAATAAAATTAAAGCAGGAAAAGTACTTAAAAATTAA
- a CDS encoding 4Fe-4S binding protein, protein MANLKVNLYGMEFLNPVMTAAGPGAKDGDLCQEAAKGGAGAICTKTISVLPADVPRPCMAKTNSGFLNTELWSELPKEQWIEEEYKKVKAAGLPVIVSMGYSAEQIAEVAPLVKPYADAVELSTHYVGTDVAPIVNALKAAKAVLDVPVFMKMSPHTDIQTIAKAVEEAGADGLVMINSFGPCMAIDVNTGYPIMGSKAGYGWLSGAPIRPLAIRCIYEASQVVNIPIIGVGGVTCGKDVAEMMMAGASAVQVCTEAILKGPSIYGKIAKELNDFLDENGYADVNEIKGLTHKKMAARGFRTHAVAPVVDDNKCIKCKQCVTSCVYEALEVTDKLNIDVDKCFGCGLCVTRCPKGALSICYNQVEAVNE, encoded by the coding sequence ATGGCTAATTTAAAAGTTAATTTATATGGAATGGAATTCTTAAATCCAGTTATGACAGCGGCAGGTCCTGGAGCAAAAGATGGTGATCTCTGTCAAGAGGCAGCAAAAGGTGGAGCAGGAGCTATATGTACAAAAACTATATCTGTATTACCAGCAGATGTACCAAGACCATGCATGGCAAAAACTAATAGCGGTTTCTTAAACACAGAATTATGGTCAGAACTTCCAAAAGAACAATGGATAGAAGAAGAATACAAAAAGGTAAAAGCAGCAGGTCTTCCAGTAATAGTAAGTATGGGATATTCAGCAGAACAAATAGCTGAGGTTGCACCTTTAGTAAAACCTTATGCAGATGCAGTTGAATTATCAACTCATTATGTGGGTACAGATGTTGCTCCAATAGTAAATGCTTTAAAAGCTGCAAAAGCTGTTTTAGATGTACCAGTATTCATGAAAATGAGTCCTCATACTGATATTCAAACTATTGCAAAAGCTGTTGAAGAAGCAGGAGCAGATGGACTTGTAATGATAAATTCATTTGGACCATGTATGGCAATAGATGTAAACACAGGATACCCTATAATGGGAAGTAAAGCTGGATATGGATGGTTATCAGGAGCTCCAATAAGACCATTAGCAATAAGATGTATATATGAAGCTTCTCAAGTTGTAAATATACCAATTATAGGTGTTGGTGGAGTAACTTGTGGAAAAGATGTAGCTGAAATGATGATGGCAGGAGCAAGTGCTGTTCAAGTATGTACAGAAGCAATCCTTAAAGGGCCTTCTATATATGGAAAAATTGCTAAAGAATTAAATGATTTCTTAGATGAAAATGGATATGCTGATGTTAATGAAATCAAAGGATTAACTCATAAGAAAATGGCAGCTAGAGGATTTAGAACTCATGCAGTAGCTCCAGTTGTAGATGATAATAAGTGTATCAAATGTAAACAATGTGTAACAAGCTGTGTATATGAAGCTTTAGAAGTTACAGATAAATTAAATATAGATGTGGATAAGTGCTTTGGTTGTGGATTATGTGTAACTAGATGTCCAAAAGGAGCTTTAAGCATCTGCTACAATCAAGTAGAAGCTGTGAATGAATAA
- a CDS encoding purine permease, which produces MSQNESPKIAPVDERLPISKSWVFSLQHVLAMCAGAVAVPMMIGSAARLDHASIVFLINACLFMAGIGTLIQSVGIGNIVGAKIPVIEGTSFAAVAGMTAIASSYSDSQVAIQTVFGSVIVAGLFCILLAPVFEKLIRFFPSVVTGTVVMVIGISLFPVGIKWITDNKLEAVEPNSLALALAVLAITLLSFKFLKGIWNSTAILVGIVLGTLLSMAVGMADFSAVNGVGWLNLNVPLKFGMPRFEPSAILSLCLIMLVLMTESVGNMIAIHEMVDKEVTGKNIKRGLFGDGISTALSGIFNSFPITPFGQNTGIVGLTGIKSRFIAVYAGVILLVLGFVPKFAAIIGAIPKPVLGGVGFAMFGMVMVGGVKTLSKVKFDGTKNGVIVAVSVGLSMIPLTNPDFYHNFPTWVQTIFHSGITTGSLSAVLLNIFFNELGSKKEKTPKTEEVK; this is translated from the coding sequence ATGTCTCAAAATGAAAGCCCTAAAATAGCTCCAGTAGATGAAAGGTTACCTATATCCAAATCTTGGGTATTTTCACTACAGCACGTTTTAGCAATGTGTGCAGGAGCAGTAGCAGTTCCTATGATGATAGGAAGTGCTGCACGACTAGATCATGCTAGTATTGTTTTTTTAATAAATGCTTGCTTGTTTATGGCAGGTATAGGAACACTCATACAAAGTGTTGGTATAGGAAATATTGTAGGCGCTAAAATACCAGTAATTGAAGGAACTAGTTTTGCCGCTGTGGCAGGTATGACAGCAATAGCCTCATCATATAGTGATTCTCAAGTTGCAATACAGACAGTATTTGGCTCTGTAATAGTAGCTGGACTGTTTTGTATATTACTTGCTCCAGTATTTGAAAAACTAATAAGATTTTTCCCTAGTGTAGTTACTGGAACAGTTGTTATGGTAATAGGTATCTCACTATTTCCAGTTGGGATAAAGTGGATAACTGACAACAAATTGGAAGCGGTTGAACCAAACTCATTAGCATTAGCTTTAGCAGTTTTGGCAATAACTTTACTTTCATTTAAATTCTTAAAAGGAATTTGGAATAGTACAGCGATATTGGTAGGTATAGTACTTGGTACATTACTTTCTATGGCAGTTGGGATGGCTGATTTTAGTGCAGTAAATGGTGTTGGATGGCTTAATCTAAATGTGCCTTTAAAATTTGGAATGCCTAGATTTGAACCATCTGCAATATTGTCATTATGTTTAATTATGTTAGTACTTATGACAGAATCAGTTGGTAATATGATAGCTATTCACGAAATGGTAGACAAAGAGGTAACTGGTAAAAATATAAAAAGAGGTCTATTTGGAGATGGAATATCTACAGCTTTATCTGGGATATTCAACTCATTCCCAATAACTCCATTTGGTCAAAACACAGGAATTGTTGGGCTTACAGGTATTAAATCAAGATTTATTGCAGTTTATGCAGGGGTAATATTGCTAGTGCTTGGTTTCGTACCAAAGTTTGCAGCTATAATAGGAGCAATACCTAAACCTGTTCTTGGTGGAGTAGGATTTGCAATGTTTGGAATGGTAATGGTTGGAGGAGTAAAAACTCTAAGTAAAGTAAAATTTGATGGAACTAAAAATGGAGTGATAGTAGCAGTTAGTGTTGGGTTATCTATGATACCACTGACAAATCCTGATTTCTATCATAATTTTCCAACTTGGGTGCAAACGATATTCCATAGTGGAATAACAACAGGAAGTTTATCAGCAGTACTTTTAAATATATTCTTCAATGAATTAGGTTCGAAAAAGGAAAAAACTCCTAAGACTGAAGAAGTGAAATAA